The following proteins are co-located in the Chryseobacterium daecheongense genome:
- a CDS encoding GLPGLI family protein yields the protein MKKIGIIVLILCMQITFAQVNRFVYQVTMKSDATNKNDVKTENAYLDISQDKSVFYSENRIKRDSIIQNTFQSGGARGFNRDQMESLRSNINYTVEKDKKDQKIYFKDRLGRDMYSYEEDRPLNWKILSETTKIGDYKVQKAETDFGGRKWTAWFTTDLPYQDGPYKFSGLPGLIIKVEDDLGDYSFDLMKNYKIAAFPTMNQFGNTIKVKRTDYIKQQKKFYADPASFMTQGGGGFAQTRIGGGGISGPRGNGGGNPVDFRKRMEERVKDDAKKNSNPIELQ from the coding sequence ATGAAAAAAATAGGAATCATAGTTTTAATACTATGTATGCAAATAACCTTTGCACAGGTGAACCGTTTTGTATATCAGGTAACTATGAAATCTGATGCTACAAATAAAAATGATGTAAAAACAGAGAATGCTTATTTGGATATCTCACAGGATAAATCTGTTTTTTATTCAGAAAACAGGATAAAAAGAGATTCGATTATACAAAATACTTTCCAAAGTGGTGGAGCGAGGGGCTTTAACAGAGATCAAATGGAAAGCTTACGGAGTAATATCAACTATACAGTTGAGAAAGATAAAAAGGATCAGAAGATCTATTTTAAAGACCGGTTAGGCCGTGATATGTATTCATATGAAGAGGATAGGCCGTTAAACTGGAAAATATTATCTGAGACCACAAAAATAGGAGACTATAAGGTTCAAAAGGCAGAGACCGATTTTGGGGGAAGAAAATGGACAGCCTGGTTTACTACAGATCTTCCATATCAGGATGGGCCTTATAAATTCAGCGGACTTCCAGGCCTTATTATAAAAGTAGAAGATGATCTTGGTGATTACTCTTTTGATTTGATGAAGAATTATAAAATCGCTGCTTTCCCTACGATGAATCAGTTTGGAAATACCATTAAGGTTAAAAGGACAGATTATATCAAACAGCAGAAAAAGTTCTATGCAGATCCGGCATCGTTCATGACACAGGGCGGTGGAGGTTTTGCCCAAACCAGAATTGGGGGAGGAGGAATATCCGGACCAAGAGGGAATGGAGGTGGAAATCCTGTCGATTTCCGAAAAAGAATGGAGGAGAGAGTTAAGGACGACGCAAAGAAAAATAGTAATCCAATCGAACTGCAATAA